TTCGGCTTTGTGTTTAACCAGGGCATCATTCACATGGCGCAGGTCGAAAAGCACCAGATCTACCTTCTTCTTTTTCCAGCCTTTAATTTCAATAATGTTTTTTTGGGCGATTTGGGTCATCATATTCGTAGCCCCCGCACCGGCTGCTTTGATGTCGCTGTCTTCGGCCAGGAGTTCAAAATGGGAAACGGCTTCAAGCCCCACGCAGGTGCTGGATGCCCCG
This Salinimicrobium tongyeongense DNA region includes the following protein-coding sequences:
- a CDS encoding retropepsin-like aspartic protease codes for the protein MASLKKLLKEKGYKKIPLTYTATQHLELKAKINQIEGNFILDTGASSTCVGLEAVSHFELLAEDSDIKAAGAGATNMMTQIAQKNIIEIKGWKKKKVDLVLFDLRHVNDALVKHKAEKVQGIIGADILKKGKAIIDYKSMNLYLK